Within the Candidatus Latescibacterota bacterium genome, the region GACCATCTCCAGCTCGAACCGAAGCTGGTCGCCCGGCACAACAGGTTTCCTGAATTTCGCTCTATCTATCCCCATAAAATATACCAGATACTTTTCAGGATTATCGACACTCGACAACAGCAGTATTCCTCCAACCTGGGCCATTGCTTCAATGATCAATACAGCGGGCATTATCGGATGTCCCGGAAAATGCCCGATAAAAAACGGTTCGTTTATCGTCACATTTTTTATTCCTACTACCCTTTTCTTGTCCTCCAATTCGAGGATCCTGTCTATGAGCAGGAAGGGATACCTGTGAGGCATAATTTCCTGAATAACATTGATATCCCAGAAATCGTTGTTCGGCCCCATCGCGGTGAGCGCCTTCTTCTTCTTGTCTTTATCCAGCAGACGCACGAACTCAAGATTATAGTTGTGGCCAGACCTGACCGCTATGATATGCCCCTGTATCGGCTGACCGAGTAGACTGAGATCGCCGATGATATCCAGGACCTTGTGTCTCACGAATTCGTCCGGGAACCGCAAGGGCTCTTCGTTAAGTATACCGTTTTTATCTACGACCACCGCATTCGCCAGGCTACCGCCCTTGATCAGCCCCTCAGCCTTCAGCATATCTACGTCCGACATGAGGGCAAATGTCCTCGCCGGCGCGATCTCACGCTGGAATATTTCCGGATCGATGTCTAAAGATATGAACTGTGTTCCTATATGCGGATTATCGTACTCTATTGTAAAGCTTATCTTGAAGCCCTCATAAGGCAGGGCGATTATCTCAATATCGTCCTTCTGATAGCTTATCGGGGTCGTCACCTTGAAGACAGGAACAGGAACTCCCTGATTCTCAAACCCTGCAATATTCAGCGCGTCAACCAGAGATGCACAACTACCATCCCTCGGCTCTGGAGGTTCATCAGCATCGATATCGATATAGAGGTTGTCGACCTGCAGCCCCGAAACTGCTGCGAGAATGTGTTCAACTGTATGAATCACCGTCTCACCGCTTGACAATGTTGTATTTCTCTTGATATCGCCAGAATGGATGAATTTCGGAGTGGCAGGGATCTCTACCACCGGATCGAGGTCGACTCGCCTGAATATTATCCCTGTACCGTTCTCTGCCGGCCTGAACACGGTCGTTACTTCTACCCCTGTATGAAGTCCTGTTCCCTTGAAGGTGAACGGGGCCTTAATCGTTCTCTGCTGTCGAACCACTTCCTGATCCTTTCTCGAGGGTCTCCACCCTTTTCTGCAGGTCTCGGAAATCCTTCAGAAGACCGGGAAGTCTTGTCGAGGCAGCATATATCTTCCTTGCAACAGAATGTTCACGGGCAGGATAACCTGAGACATTCGTGGCCGGAGGAATCGACTTCGTCACACCGCCCTGAGCTCCCACCATCGCTCCCTCACCGATCTTGATATGTCCCACCAGTCCTGCCTGTCCGGCAAGAACAACGTTTCTTCCAAGCTCTGTACTGCCTGATACTCCGACCTGAGCCGCAAGTACGGAATCCTCCCCGACTATCACGTTATGTGCTATCTGAACAAGATTATCTATCTTCGAACCACGTCTTATCAGTGTCACTCCTGTAGTGGCCCTGTCGATTGTCGTATTTGCG harbors:
- a CDS encoding bifunctional UDP-3-O-[3-hydroxymyristoyl] N-acetylglucosamine deacetylase/3-hydroxyacyl-ACP dehydratase → MVRQQRTIKAPFTFKGTGLHTGVEVTTVFRPAENGTGIIFRRVDLDPVVEIPATPKFIHSGDIKRNTTLSSGETVIHTVEHILAAVSGLQVDNLYIDIDADEPPEPRDGSCASLVDALNIAGFENQGVPVPVFKVTTPISYQKDDIEIIALPYEGFKISFTIEYDNPHIGTQFISLDIDPEIFQREIAPARTFALMSDVDMLKAEGLIKGGSLANAVVVDKNGILNEEPLRFPDEFVRHKVLDIIGDLSLLGQPIQGHIIAVRSGHNYNLEFVRLLDKDKKKKALTAMGPNNDFWDINVIQEIMPHRYPFLLIDRILELEDKKRVVGIKNVTINEPFFIGHFPGHPIMPAVLIIEAMAQVGGILLLSSVDNPEKYLVYFMGIDRAKFRKPVVPGDQLRFELEMVSLKRRFCKMRGLAYVDGKVVAEANLSSTIVLR